The genomic region TTTCACCTCTACACTCGGAATTCCACTCACCTCTCTCGAACTCCAGACCAATAGTTTTGAAGGCAGTTCCGAGGTTGAGCCCCGGGATTTCACCCCCAACTTTCTGGTCCGCCTACGTGCGCTTTACGCCCAGTAATTCCGAACAACGCTAGCCCCCTCCGTATTACCGCGGCTGCTGGCACGGAGTTAGCCGGGGCTTCTTCTGCTGGTACCGTCATTATCTTCCCAGCTGAAAGAGCTTTACAACCCTAAGGCCTTCATCACTCACGCGGCATGGCTAGATCAGGGTTGCCCCCATTGTCTAAGATTCCCCACTGCTGCCTCCCGTAGGAGTCTGGGCCGTGTCTCAGTCCCAGTGTGGCTGATCATCCTCTCAAACCAGCTATGGATCGTAGGCTTGGTAGGCCATTACCCCACCAACTACCTAATCCAACGCGGGCCGATCCTTCTCCGATAAATCTTTCCCCCAAGGGGCGTATACGGTATTACTCCCAGTTTCCCGAGGCTATTCCGTAGAGAAGGGCACGTTCCCACGCGTTACTCACCCGTCCGCCGCTAGATCCGAAGATCTCGCTCGACTTGCATGTGTTAGGCCTGCCGCCAGCGTTCGTTCTGAGCCAGGATCAAACTCTCAAGTTGAAACGGCGTTAGCCGTATCCTTGACGTAAGAACCTTGCACATCTGTCTCCTGCGCCTAGCAGGAGATCATCTCTGCTTGTCGTTCCACGAAACGTGAACCGTCAAACAGTGAAGCTGACACCTACATCATCGGTTTCCCTAGTAGGCCGATATGCAAACTTCCCAGTCGAAAAACGACCAGACCGCCCGCATATCCCTTCAAATATACAGCAATGTCAAAAAGCAAGGAAACGAAAAAACCCAAACCGCGCCAATTCCTTACTGGCGCCGTCCAAGCCATCAAGTCCCAGATTGTCTCGGTTCCGCTTCCGCTTCCCCGTCCCGTCCGACGCTGCCGTCGTTCGGTGAGCGGGTATTTAGGCCGGGGGTCCGACACCCGCAAGAGGGAAAAGACAGGAAAATGACAATTTCTCGCAACACCATGATCATAAACAATTTTCCACCAACCCTGCCCGCCGCCGCGACCAACGCACCCCCGACACCCGCGCCCTAGCCGCCAGATCCCGACCTGCCCTGCACCAGCGAAATCCCCGCCAGAACCCGCAATCGCAGGCAAAGCAGCACAAGAATCGCACCCAGAATCGCCAACGGCCAAAACTCCCAAACCTTCAACGCCCAAACCCAATGAAGCGCTACCAACACAGCAGCGGGATAGATAAGCCGGTGAAGAACTCGCCAGGTCACGCCCAGACGGCGAAGCGAAAAACGATTCGAGGCCTCTGCATCATTTCATCCTTTCGATGGCAACCGCCGTCGCCTCGCCGCCGCCGATGCAGAGCGACGCGATGCCGCGGTCCAGCCCCCGCGCCTCCAGCGCCGCCAGCAGCGTGACCAGCACCCGCGCGCCCGAGGCGCCGATCGGATGTCCCAACGCGCAGGCGCCGCCGTTCACGTTCACCACCTCATGCGACAGGCCAAGGTCGCGCATCGCCGCCATGGCGACCACGGCGAAGGCCTCGTTGATCTCGAAAAGGTCGTAATCGCCAAGTTCCGTCCCGGTCCGGTCCAGCAGGCGCCGCACCGCGCCGATGGGCGCCGTCGGGAACAGAGCCGGCCGGTCGGCGAAGGTCGCATGGCCGAGGATGCGCGCCCGCGGCGCAAGCCCGCGCCGCTCGGCCTCGGATGCGCGCATCAGCAGCAGCGCCGCCGCCCCGTCCGAGATCGACGAGGCATTCGCCGCCGTCACCGTGCCGCCGGGCCGGAAGGCCGGCTTCAGCGTCGGGATCTTGTCGAGCCGCGCCTTGCCGGGCTGCTCGTCGGTATCGACCACCCGCGCGCCGCCGCGGTCCTGCACCGTGACCGGCGCAATCTCGGCGGCGAAGTCCCCCTCGGCGATGGCGCGCTGCGCCCGGGTCAGCGAGGCGATGGCGAAAGCGTCCTGCGCCTCGCGCGTGAAGCCATAGGCCTGGGCGCAATCCTCGGCGAAGCTGCCCATCAGCCGGCCCTTGTCATAGGCGTCCTCCAGCCCGTCCAGGAACATGTGGTCCAGCACCTGGCCGTGGCCCATGCGATAGCCCGCCCGCGCCTTGGGCAGCAGATAGGGCGCGTTCGACATGCTTTCCATGCCGCCGGCCACCACCACCCGGGCCGAGCCGGCCAGGATCAGGTCGTGCCCCAGCATCGCCGCCTTCATGCCCGAGCCGCACATCTTGTTCACCGTCGTCGCCCCCGCCGCCGCCGGCAGCCCCGCCGCCAGCGCCGCCTGCCGGGCCGGGGCCTGGCCCTGGCCGGCGGCCAGCACGCAGCCCATGAAGATCTCGTCCACCGCCCCGGGGTCGAGCCCGCCGAACGCGGCCCGAATCGCGGTCGCGCCAAGCTGCGCCGCCGGGACGCTAGCGAAATCGCCCTGAAAGCCGCCCATGGGCGTGCGGGCCGCGCCCGCAATGACGATCGGATCCTTGTCCATGATCTCTCCCTCCTGTTTCGGGGACGCGCTATTTCGGTGCCAGGCGCAGCGCGCCGTCCAGCCGGATGACCTCGCCGTTCAGCATCGGGTTCTCGACGACATGGCGCACCAGCGCCGCATATTCCTCGGGTCGGCCCAACCGCGGCGGAAAGGGCACGGTGCCGGCCAGGCTGTCCTGCACCTCCGCCGGCAGGCCGGCCATCATCGGCGTGGCGAACAGACCCGGCGCGACCGCCATGACCCGGATGCCGTGCCGCGCCAGTTCCCGCGCCGCCGGCAGGGTCAGCGCCGCGACGCCGCCCTTCGAGGCCGCATAGGCCGCCTGCCCGATCTGCCCGTCATAGGCCGCGATCGAGGCGGTGTTGACGATCACCCCGCGCGCGCCGCCCGGGTCCGGATCGTTCCGCGCCATCGCCTCCGCCGCCAGCCGCAGCATGTTGAAGGTGCCGACCAGATTGACCTCGACCGCGCGGGCGAAGCGCTCCAGCCCGTGCGGCCCCTCGCGGCCCAGGATCCGCTCGCCCACAGCCACCCCGGCGCAGTTCACCAGCACGTCCACCCGGCCGAACGCCTCCACCGCCGCGGCCACGGCGGCCGCACCCTGCTCGGCGCTGGCGACGTCGCAACGCCGGAACAGCGCCGCCGCGCCCAGGTCGGCCGCCATCGCCGCGCCCGCCTCGGCGTTCACGTCCAGAAGCGCGGCCCGCGCCCCCGCGCCCACGGCCATCCGGGCGACCGCCGCGCCCAGACCCGACCCCGCGCCGGTGACCAGAAACACCTTCTCCTCGATCCGCATGCATCCCCCTCCAAGGCGTCGGACCCCCAGCCTAACCCGCCAGCACCCACAGCCGAAAGCGCCGGCCGCCGGTGATCTCGCGCGCCAGCCCCAGGTCGCGCAGCCGCGCCAGCAGCCGCTCGGCGGTGTCGCGGCTGATGCCGGTCGCCTCTTCCAGCATCGCCGCGCTCAGGATCGGATGCGCCGCCAGCGCCCGGACCACCCGGGCCGGGTTGTCGCCCTTGATGCGCGCCACCGCGGCCAGCGCCCGCGCCTGCCAGCCGGCGACCCGCGCCAGTTCGTGCCCGGCATCGACCGCACCGGCCGCCGCCGCCGCCAGTTGCCGCGCCATCCGCTCGACCGGCGTGCCGCCGTCCACCCAGACCCCGCGCCCGTGCCGGCCCAGAGGCACGAAACGCAGCGCCTCGCATCCCTCGGCCATGGCGCGCGCGGTCCAGACCGCCGGCTCGGCCAGCACCTCGGGACCCGAAAGGCCGCACAGCCGCCACAGCACCCGCAGCGCCGGTGCCCGCGCCAGCGGCGCGACCCCGGAAAGCCCCGCCGCCATGGCCTGGAACTCGGCGGCGGCGGCGTCGAAGTCCCGGCCGGTCGGCCGCGCCGCCAGCCGGTCGTCCAGCCCCGCCACCTCGGCCCGGTGCAGCCCCAGGAAGACGCGCAGATCGCCCGGATCGCCCTGCCCTTCCAGCCGCCGCAACCCCCAGCGCGCCAGCCGCATCGCCTCCAGGTCGGCGCCGGCGCGTGCCTCCATCAGGTCGCGGCCGATCTCCTCGCGCCGCAGCGGCAGGCCCTGCGCCCAGAGCATCGCCTCGATCTCGATCA from Paracoccus aminovorans harbors:
- a CDS encoding SDR family NAD(P)-dependent oxidoreductase, translating into MRIEEKVFLVTGAGSGLGAAVARMAVGAGARAALLDVNAEAGAAMAADLGAAALFRRCDVASAEQGAAAVAAAVEAFGRVDVLVNCAGVAVGERILGREGPHGLERFARAVEVNLVGTFNMLRLAAEAMARNDPDPGGARGVIVNTASIAAYDGQIGQAAYAASKGGVAALTLPAARELARHGIRVMAVAPGLFATPMMAGLPAEVQDSLAGTVPFPPRLGRPEEYAALVRHVVENPMLNGEVIRLDGALRLAPK
- a CDS encoding acetyl-CoA C-acyltransferase, coding for MMDKDPIVIAGAARTPMGGFQGDFASVPAAQLGATAIRAAFGGLDPGAVDEIFMGCVLAAGQGQAPARQAALAAGLPAAAGATTVNKMCGSGMKAAMLGHDLILAGSARVVVAGGMESMSNAPYLLPKARAGYRMGHGQVLDHMFLDGLEDAYDKGRLMGSFAEDCAQAYGFTREAQDAFAIASLTRAQRAIAEGDFAAEIAPVTVQDRGGARVVDTDEQPGKARLDKIPTLKPAFRPGGTVTAANASSISDGAAALLLMRASEAERRGLAPRARILGHATFADRPALFPTAPIGAVRRLLDRTGTELGDYDLFEINEAFAVVAMAAMRDLGLSHEVVNVNGGACALGHPIGASGARVLVTLLAALEARGLDRGIASLCIGGGEATAVAIERMK
- a CDS encoding MarR family transcriptional regulator; amino-acid sequence: MPLAPDPSYHAQVPGRQLFDAGDWLAAQERLAGDLARASFALGRLEGAVAALPAEARAGAVTRLALIEIEAMLWAQGLPLRREEIGRDLMEARAGADLEAMRLARWGLRRLEGQGDPGDLRVFLGLHRAEVAGLDDRLAARPTGRDFDAAAAEFQAMAAGLSGVAPLARAPALRVLWRLCGLSGPEVLAEPAVWTARAMAEGCEALRFVPLGRHGRGVWVDGGTPVERMARQLAAAAAGAVDAGHELARVAGWQARALAAVARIKGDNPARVVRALAAHPILSAAMLEEATGISRDTAERLLARLRDLGLAREITGGRRFRLWVLAG